Genomic DNA from Chlorocebus sabaeus isolate Y175 chromosome 6, mChlSab1.0.hap1, whole genome shotgun sequence:
CTGTATTACAGATCCCAAGGCTCCTCTCCTGGCTCCACTCAGTGGCGGAAACCTCCACCCTAATGAGCCCTTGATGGTCCCGGGACCCTGTGGCATCTCACCTCTGGCCTCTGTTCTTTCTTGTGGATCCTTCTACACTCGGGGCTTCCACATGTCTTTTTGTGCTCATGACCTTGATGCTCTGGGTATTTCAGAAACACCTGATGCACATTTCTCCATTAGGGTCAGATGTGACATCTTAAGTGGAAACATCAATCATCTACGTAGACTGTGGAGTCCAACACTAAGATCCTCTCATGTCCCAAGCACCTCAGGTCTTACCCTGCTCTGGAAATCAGGCACAAATGAGCCCCTCCCAATGTCCCAGGCACCACTGACCCCACGACAACGAAGACGAGTGGGATTCATGACAACAGTCTGcaaaggaagaagctgaggctcagagatgggaCACTGCAGACCAAGGTCACATACGGAGCGGATGACAACCAGTCATCAAATAAGTATCAACTCCCTCCTCAACTCCTCAAATCAAAGCACAGACATAAGTCATTGTTCCCAAAATGTTGACCAGGAATCGAGGTGCAGAGGGACAGCCAAGGACGCAAGGGGCACCGAGGAGGCAGGAAAGACTCAGAGGTTTGTTcctggggggagggggtggaCGCTGtagcaaaaaaaataataataataattataaagggGAAGTTGAGAGGGAACTATTGAAAGACAACCCACAGTTCAGTGCCAAGAAAGAAGTCAACTTTTCTTCCCCTATTTTCCTGCATTTCTCTTCTGTCCTCACTGCCACATGCAGCTCAGCCTGGACGTCACAGCCAGATGCGAGATGCGTCTCTGCTGGTCTGAGTCTGCCTGCAGCATGGACCTGTGTCTTTCCTGAAGCATCTCCAGGGTTGGAGAGACTACTACATGGTAAGGACCACACAACGCTGAGCTGATGGACGggctgaaggagggagggagacctTGGGGGAGGCTGTGAGAAGTAAGGGGAAGCCTCTGCTACCCTCATCTGGAAGGGCAGACACAGGAAGCACCAGTTCTATTTGCCGCTACATCCCAGCTCTCAGTGAGACGAGGATAAACCAGACAGACAGTGGCTGGGGGTCAGGAAAGACCCCATTACAGTCTGAAATGTCTGCAGAGGGCCTGGTGCCTGCCCCAACCTCAGCCCTAAAAGAATGAGAATCAGGATCCTGGGAGGTCAGTTCTGCTTCCTGTGTAGCTGCAGATGACAACACCCCATGAGAGGGACCCAGCTTCCGAGTGTCCACACAacgagggaaggaggggaggctatttttctctgtgtgtctctgtcctgCCAGCACCGAGGGCTCATCCATCTGCAGAGCAGGACAGTGGGAGGAGACGCCATGACCCCCATCCTCACAGTCCTCGTCTGTCTCGGTGAGATTTGAAGAGGGAGGGGAGATTCTAACCTAGGAGGGGCCTCACCCCACAGCCAAACTCTGGTGCATAAGGAGACCCCAGGGGTTCACAAAGATCCCAGGGAGGGGAGGACCTGCTCAGGCTTCAGGGGCAAATCTCTCACAGGGAACTCTCTTCCAGGGCTGAGTCTGGGCCCCAGGAACCGCGTGCAGGCAGGTGAGTCTGTCCCCGGCTGTTCCAGTTCCCTCATCCTTAATGGGGACAAGGGGCCTCCTCTGTGCAGCTGGGGACGGGGAATAGCAGTTCTGGGCTGACTGATGGGGGCGTCTGGAGGGTCCTGCAGCCAACAGCTGAGATCTGTTGGGTGGGAAATGACTTAGAATCCGATCTCTGATTTCCTTTTAGGAATCCTCCCCAAACCCACACTCTGGGCTGAGCCAGACCGTGTGATCACCCAGGGGAGTCCTGTGACCCTCAGGTGTCAGGGGAGCCTTGAAGCCCGGGAGTACCGTCTATATAGGGAGAGAAAATCAGCATCCTGGATTACATTGGTACGACCAGAGCTTGTGAAGAAGGGCCAGTTCCCCATCCCATCCATCACCTGGGAAGACGCAGGGCGGTATCGCTGTCAGTATTACAGTCACAGTTGGTGGTCAGAGACCAGTGACCCCCTGGAGCTGGTGGTGACAGGTGAGAGGACACTCGGGGTCCCAGCCCCAGGCTCTGCCCTCAGGAAGGGGGTCGGCTCTCAGGGGCGTCTCCCTCTCACAGCCCAGCCCTGGGGATGATGCGGGAGGTGGGAGCCCATTTAACACGGTGCCTCCTTCTCTCCTAGGAGCCTACAGCAAACCCACCCTCtcagccctgcccagccctgtgGTGACCTCAGGAGGAAGCGTGACCCTCCAGTGTGACTCACAGGTGCCATTTGGCGGCTTCATTCTGTGTAAGGAAGGAGAAGATGAACACCCACAATGCCTGAACTCTCAGCCCGGTACCCGTGGGGCATCCTGGGCCGTGTTCTCCGTGGGCCCCGTGAGCCCGAGTCGCAGATGGTCGTACCGGTGCTATGGTTATGACTCAGGCTCTCCCTATGTGTGGTCTTTACCCAGTGATCTCCTGGAGCTCCTGGTCCCAGGTGAGAAATTCACAGCGTTGCCTGGAGTTCCCTGAGTCTCCGGGCCGGTGGGGAGGAGCCGCGTCTCAGGGCAGCGCCAGGTGGGATGATGTTGGGACGAGAGGGCTCAGGGCTCCTGGGGTCAGAGACACGGGAAGATCAGCCGTGGTGAGGcccagggggagagggagggtttGTGGGGAAGCCTGAGGTTTGGCTCCTGAAACCTCATGACCACCTTTTCCCAGGTGTTTCTAAGAAACCGTCACTCTCAGTGCAGCCGGGTCCTGTCGTGGCCCCTGGGGATAAGCTGACCCTGCAGTGTGGCTCTGATGCCGGCTATGACAGATTTGCTCTGTACAAGGAGGGAGAACGTGACTTCCTCCAGCGCCCTGGCCGGCAGCCCCAGGCTGGGCTCTCCCAGGCCAACTTCCTCCTGGGCCCTGTGAGCCGCTCCCACGGGGGCCAGTACACATGCTCCGGTGCACACAACCTCTCCTCCGAGTGGTCGGCCCCCAGTGACCCCCTGGACATCCTGATCGCAGGTGAGGAGCCCTGTGGGTTCAGTCAGGGACCCAGGCTCTGCTCAGGCCCCGCCGGGGAATCCTAGGTGGTGATGGCCGGGATGAGGGGTGGGGGTCccaagggagggagagacagacagacacagggatgggtggggaggggagactCAGAGAAAACAGACAGAGAGACTGAGGGTCCCAGAGAGAGCCCTGGGGAGGTCTCAGTTCAGAACAAGGTGGGGCAGCCCCTCACCCATCCGTCTTCTTTCCAGGACAGACCCAGGCTAGACCCTCCCTCTCAGTGCAGCCGGGCCCCACAGTGGCCTCAGGAGAGAACGTGACCCTGCTGTGTCAGTCACAGGGATGGACGGACACTTTCTTTCTGACCAAGGAGGGAGAAGCTGATGCCCCCCTGCGTCTGAAATCAAAGCACCGGTCTCACATGTACCAGGCTGAATTTCCCATGAGTCCTGTGACTTCAGCCCACACGGGGACCTACAGGTGCTACGCCTCATTCAGCTCCAACCCCTACCTGCTGACTCACCCCAGTGAGCCCCTGGAGCTCGAGGTCTCAGGTGGGGAGGAGCCGCGTCTCAGGGCAGCGCCAGGTGGGATGGTGTTGGGACGAGAGGGCTCAGGGCTCCTGGGGCCAGAGACACAGGAAGATCAGCAGTGGTGAGGcccagggggagagggagggtttGTGGGGAAGCCTGAGGGTCGCTCCTGGAAACTGTGACCACCTTTTCCCAGGTGTTTCTAAGAAGCCGTCACTCTCAGTGTAGCCGGGTCCTGTCGTGGCCCCTGGGGAGAAAGTGACCCTCCAGTGTGGCTCTGATGCCGGCTACGACAGATTCGCTCTGTACAAGGAGTGGGGACGTGACTTCCTCGAGCGCCCTGGCCGGCAGCCCCAGGCTGGGCTCTCCCAGGCCAACTTCCCCCTGGGCCCTGTGAGGGGCTCCCACGGAGGCCAGTACAGATGCTCCGGTGCACACAACCTCTCCTCCGAGTGGTCGGTCCCCAGTGACCCCCTGGAGCTTGTGGTCTCAGGTGAGGGCCCTGATCCTGTCCTCTCTGAGCTCAAAGGCTCAGCTCAGGCCCTGCCTCCAGGGGAGCTCTGGAACAATAATGATTGAGGGCAGTGAAGGGGGAGGGTCCACAGGGAAGGGCCCAGCCCATGAGAGGGTGGAAATAGACAGGACCTCCCACCCCCGCCTCCCACCCCTGAAGTCTCAGTAGGGTAAAGAGCAGGGAGGGCTGGGAGGAGACAGGGGTGAACCTCAGAGATGAGATTAGACTGAGGGTGGAAGACGGAGGCCCCACCCGCTCCCCTCCTGATGTCTCTACCTCAGAATCAGAGTCTCTGGGGGTCCCAACCTCTAAGTCCTGACTCATGGGTGACAAAAACAGCCACTCCCAGCTCAAGAGAAGTTTTTAGATTCATCTCAATGGTACCTTCAATATTCAGGGTCTGATTTCCAGGGCAGCAGAGGGCAGGGTGGACAGTAAGGGTGTGGTCTGCGTGGCTTCCTGGTGCTCCAGGGATGGGGCCGGTGCTCCCTCCGTGGTGGTCAGAGGGGAGGGAGGTGTCTGAGGTTCAGCATTGATGAGTGGAGCAGCGGGGACTTTCCCCCTCCCCGAGCAGGATTCCCAGCAGCCATCACCTTTCATGGGGAGCCAGGGCCAGCGGAGATCACAGGCAGGTGCCTGCTCTAGGAGTCAGGTGGGAGGAGCCcggggaggtggggctgggcctGTGATGGCTCAGCCTCTCCTTGGGAGGTGGAACTTCTAAAAATTTGGTTCCCCTCGCACCCTGGACTCCCCATCTGAATAACAGGGAACTGCCTGGATGTGACCACCCCAAAGCCCCTTCATTTCTGACCTTCTGGGGCATCTGGGACGTGGCTCATCCTAGATCTGCTCCCGCCTGCAGCCCTCTCTCGCCCTGTCCTGATTGTCCCAATAACtgtaaggtttaaaaaaaaaaaaaccaacggAGATGGGGCAGGTGCATGCAGTTTTGCTCATCCCTCCTGGAATCTCAGCTTAGTAAGACAAAGCCACAATATTTTGGAAAGAACAAAAGTTTACAAACCCCACTGGTTGACAATCTGCCCTGTCTCACGTATGAGAAAATCTCTCCAATTTTCTACTAAAAGCAACACCTGGCACAGCTCTGCAGGACCCCCAGACTCCAACCTTGTCCTGCAGGATGTGTGATGAGTAGAGGAAGGAGAACAGGCTGGGTCAGCAGGATTTGGGGCCCAGTCTGACTTGGACACGGGGAAGATGCTGGActgatggaggaggaagagaggcaggCGAGATGGAGACAGGACAGACAGACGTTCCCTTGGCAGCTGTCATTTCTCATTTCCAAGGGTCCCTGAGAATGAGCCCCTCACCCACACCTGCGGGGTCCCTGGGTCATCTCAGGACCGGAGAAGAAGCTGCTTGGGCCTCGGTGGGATCTGACTGTGATGAGGCTGGAGTCTGCCCCAGACCCGCTCCTTTAGAGAGAAGCACCCCGGCTGTGGGTGCCGCTCACACTGCCCCTCCTGTGCCCATCTGGAGGCTTCTGTGCTCAGGGCACCCCTGAGAATAAGGAGGGGCTGTGCACCTGCTCCTTGAACGAGTTAGGGAATTACTCACAGCTCATCTTTTGTACAACTCATTTCTACTCTGCGTTTTCTATACGCACGTGTCCAtcgttcctttttctctaaaacttttaaaacaatatttgaatatataaatttataattttatttgttgtatgcatttattatttaaaaatcattaatgatACTCCTCCTTTAATTGGGTCTTGATTTAATTTACACATTCAATGTAGAAACAAATTTCTCATTAATATCAAATCTCCTTTAGACAttcaaaatggaaattttctTAATGAATTTAAGAAGTGTTTTGAAATTTTGCTCATAAGAATATTGTATGCTCATTTTAACTTAAAGACTTATTCAACATCTTTAACAATTTTTAGGTGAgatatttgatttctttatcttttttaaaataagagagagGTATCCATGAGAAAGCGACTGGTTTGAGCATATTCTTTTAAATTCGTGTTCACTCACTACAGAATCGCTCCTTTCTAATTACTTTTCAGTAGATCTCTTTTAATTTCtggtaaaatttatataaattataaaacatggaaatttgatttctttatttctaaattgcATAGCAATATTTCTCACTCAAATACTAACATGCACATAACTTCATATTAAGTATATATCTAAAGTTTTATACATATACACGTTTACGTACAGTTATATACTTACATCTGAATGTGTGTAGGTATATCTAAATACACTTTTATGTGTATTCATCCATATGCTTAATATATTTGACGTGACAGGTCTTTACATGTTTGTTGCTGGTTTTCTCAGCTACATTCACACTTCCTGAAAGCAGAAATATTGATTTATGAAGCTCCGATAGCACCACCACTTAGCACATGCAGATCTGTGTGcgggtgtgtgtgcacctgtattgCATTCTAGGGGTTCCCGCCTGCATGAGGAATTCGTTACCTAGGGATTAAACGGAAGATGAAACGCTAGGTGAAGTGGCTGAGGGCATGAAGGGGAGGCAGGCCCAGACTTTCACCCCTTTGTGCTCCTGACATTCAGGAGCCCCTGAGGTCCAACTCCTCCTCCATGGAGCCTGGGTCTTCAGCTGGCGGATACGTGAAACTCTCATCTCCAGGGGAATTGACTGCTGTGGTCCTGCACCTGCTCCTTGTAGCCTGTTAGGGCTCAGAGAGCACACAAGGTCCCAGGATGCACAGAGAGCACACAAGGTCTCGGTTATTTCTGGACTGGGGACCACTTTCCTGATAGATGCTGAGCTCCCGGGGTGCAGGAAAACTCTCCCGAATGACTCAGGAGCTGAGCTTGGATTTGTAGGGCACAGGAAGTCTGACATAATTAATGAGGAGACTGGAGGGAACCCTGCTACAGCAGAGGAAGGGTTTTTGAGGAACTCCATAAAACTCATGTCAAGAGACACAGGGGAAGAGAAGACTGCAGAGCCCAGGAGCGAGGCTGGCCTCAGGGCTCTTCTCCACTGTTTTGATTCTCAGGAGCAGCTGAGACCCTCAGCCCATCACAAAACCAGACAGACTCCAAGACTGGTAAGTGAGGAGATGCTCTCGGTGATGGGGCTGGCACAGAGGGTCAGGGACTGTCAAGGGGAGGTGGGTGCCCTGGGTGGACATCCAGGGGTCCCGGGGTGATTCTGACGTGCTCTGACCTCTGTGACCTCTTTGTCCACCATCCCTAGGCCAACACCCACAGGATTACACAGTGGAGAATCTCATCCGCATGGGCGTGGCCGGCTTGGTCCTGGTGGTCCTCGGGACTCTACTATTTGAGGCTCAGCACAGCCAGAGAAGCCGCCAAGATGCAGCCGGCCGGTGAACAGCAGAGAGGACAATGCACCCTTCAGAGTGGTGGAGACTCAGGAACAGATCTGATGATCCCAGGAAGTTCTGGAGGACAATCTAGGACCTACGTTATCTGAACTGTCTGCTGGTCACTTCTAGAGACAGGAATCCATATTTGAGGGCAGGGAAACTGTCTGGGGTGATTCCTAGAAGATCATTAAACTGTGATACATTTTTTTAACTATGAATGTTGACTTTCCTTGACTGGATCCCCTTTGTCTCCCATCCCCAGACATGAGGCTCCATCCCACAAGGCAGCGTTGGGTCCACACCTCTGCACACCTGCGTGCTCTGGTCCACGGCATGTAACACAGTCTTCCTTATTCCTCATTGTCACACTCCTTGATGTCCCTTACTGACTCCCCATCTCTTCAGTTCAGAGATCCAAACCTGAACCACCAACTAAGTCAACGACAGATCAAATTCCAGCCAGGTAAAGATAAATCCACCCTGAGACCCTGACAGCCTCTCTGCACCCTTCGAgcccttccctccttctcagATGCTATGTGTGCAACTTTTCCTGAAATATCACCACTTGGAATCATCACTCACACATTTCAAGTGACACCACAGCTATGCTGATTCTGAAAAAGACATCTTTAAAATGCTGTTATTGGTGGTATCTACCAATTTCTGtgacataaatatttcttttcatggcCCACATCAAGGTGCCATTCTCACTGAATGTAGGGTTGGGAAGCGAGGGACACAGGTGTCTTCACTAAAGAGCACCAGGCATCTGTGGCACATCCCACTGAGAGCTCACCCATATACCTACAGTCCTTTCTAATTCAGAGGCAATGATCACTTCTGCTTCAGTGTTACGGCACAGGTCAAATGAAACTCTGACACTGCTATCCTAGTATATCCACAAAAGACAGACACATTAATATCTTATGTGAGAGATAACACGGCTCACTTAAAAATCTAAGTACAACATAAGAAAGATGTTAACATAATTGTGCAGGTTCAATGAAagaatgttttgttcttttgttttgttttgttttgtttttgagatggagtttccctctgtcacccaggctggagagcaaaggcgggatctcggctcactgaaacatccccctcccaggttcaagcgattctcctgcctctgcctctcgaggaattggactacaggtgtgcaccattattcccggctaatctttgtatttttagtagagatgggggtctcaccatgttagtcaggctggtcttgaactcctgac
This window encodes:
- the LOC119621784 gene encoding LOW QUALITY PROTEIN: immunoglobulin superfamily member 1 (The sequence of the model RefSeq protein was modified relative to this genomic sequence to represent the inferred CDS: inserted 1 base in 1 codon) gives rise to the protein MTKPHKKDPASEWPHPVSLSCQHRGLIHPQSRAVGGDAMTPILTVLICLGLSLGRRTCVQAGTLPKPTLWAEPDSVITQGSPVTLRCQGSLETQEYRLYREEKTAPWITRIPQELVKKGQFPIPSITWEHAGRYRCIYGNHTAGRSEPSDPLELVVTGAYSKPTLSALPSPVVASGGSVTLQCDSRVASGGFILCKEGDEHPQCLISQPRTRGSSRAVFSVGPVSPSRRWSYRCYGYDSRSPYVWSLPSDLLELLVPGVSKKPSLSVQPGPVVAPGEKLILQCGSDAGYNRFALYKEWGRDFLQRPGRQPQAGLSQANFPLGPVSRSYGGQYRCSGAHNLSSEWSAPSDPLDILISGQIHARPFLSVQPGSTVASGENVTLLCQSQGWMHTFLLTKEGAADPPLRLKSKRQSHKYQAEFPMSPVTSAHAGTYRCYGSLSSNPYLLTHPSDPLELMVSGFLNELQKCLEVSKHSGPRETDRGAPCGSCYLCSFSSDHCVTITAILFHTLSSPYTQSAATPHSFLPPAPANHEWEGLDRGVSGALSFLFHWGHGVAGSRGKRLPCHSLQTWFQGRASSLSPVQTLSGCLLSDMAAASGTTDPTTTKTSGIHDNSLQRKKLRLRDGTLQTKVTYGADDNQSSNKNRGAEGQPRTQGAPRRQERLRGLFLGGGGGRCSKKNNNNNYKGEVERELLKDNPQFSAKKEVNFSSPIFLHFSSVLTATCSSAWTSQPDARCVSAGLSLPAAWTCVFPEASPGLERLLHGLSLGPRNRVQAGILPKPTLWAEPDRVITQGSPVTLRCQGSLEAREYRLYRERKSASWITLVRPELVKKGQFPIPSITWEDAGRYRCQYYSHSWWSETSDPLELVVTGAYSKPTLSALPSPVVTSGGSVTLQCDSQVPFGGFILCKEGEDEHPQCLNSQPGTRGASWAVFSVGPVSPSRRWSYRCYGYDSGSPYVWSLPSDLLELLVPGVSKKPSLSVQPGPVVAPGDKLTLQCGSDAGYDRFALYKEGERDFLQRPGRQPQAGLSQANFLLGPVSRSHGGQYTCSGAHNLSSEWSAPSDPLDILIAGQTQARPSLSVQPGPTVASGENVTLLCQSQGWTDTFFLTKEGEADAPLRLKSKHRSHMYQAEFPMSPVTSAHTGTYRCYASFSSNPYLLTHPSEPLELEVSGAAETLSPSQNQTDSKTGQHPQDYTVENLIRMGVAGLVLVVLGTLLFEAQHSQRXPPRCSRPVNSREDNAPFRVVETQEQI